The following are from one region of the Stanieria cyanosphaera PCC 7437 genome:
- a CDS encoding anti-sigma factor family protein: protein MTSKFDDFESSHKFYLSDWEGENTTPDCFELLSAYLDGEVTPQERQQVQDWLDNDPKIRQIYHKLRQLHCKFESIPIPTNQQVTADLSVNVFQAIDRSQRKRRLLYWGGSAVAALFVAVISGLSSGENLGFKMANSVEKQNHESIMVAVAVNKPAVKIPKASVSSSNLTDEQ from the coding sequence ATGACATCTAAGTTTGACGATTTTGAGTCGAGTCACAAATTTTATTTGAGTGATTGGGAAGGTGAAAATACTACACCAGATTGCTTTGAATTATTGAGCGCATATTTGGATGGCGAAGTAACACCCCAAGAACGTCAACAAGTACAAGATTGGTTGGATAATGACCCCAAAATCAGACAAATTTATCATAAACTACGCCAACTGCACTGCAAATTTGAGAGTATTCCTATACCAACTAATCAACAAGTTACAGCAGATTTGTCAGTTAATGTCTTTCAAGCAATAGACCGTTCTCAACGAAAACGGCGACTTTTGTATTGGGGAGGAAGTGCAGTAGCTGCTTTATTTGTAGCAGTCATATCTGGTTTGTCTTCTGGAGAAAATTTAGGGTTTAAGATGGCAAACTCTGTAGAGAAACAAAATCATGAATCAATTATGGTAGCTGTGGCAGTAAATAAACCTGCTGTTAAAATTCCTAAAGCATCGGTTTCATCATCTAATTTGACTGATGAGCAATAA
- the obgE gene encoding GTPase ObgE, translated as MQFIDLAEIEVIAGKGGDGIVAFRREKYVPAGGPAGGNGGKGGSVILLAAENLQTLLDFRYARQFKADDGKRGGPNNRTGAQGSDRIIEVPCGTMIYDADTEELLGDLVNAGDTLCVAEGGKGGLGNKYFLSNRNRAPEHALPGLPGEERRLRLELKLIAEVGIIGLPNAGKSTLISALSSARPKIADYPFTTLIPNLGVVKKPTGDGTVFADIPGLIAGASEGIGLGHDFLRHIERTRLLLHLIDATAEEPISNYRTIQAELIAYGRGLAQRPQIIALNKIDAVEPAILADAIAQMKQVTKDPIFTISAATGSGLNNLLQTVWSTLETTEFSVQV; from the coding sequence TGGAATTGTTGCCTTTAGAAGAGAAAAATATGTTCCTGCTGGCGGTCCTGCTGGTGGTAATGGCGGTAAAGGCGGGTCGGTAATTTTATTAGCAGCAGAAAATTTACAAACTTTGCTTGATTTTCGCTATGCTCGTCAATTTAAAGCCGACGACGGCAAAAGAGGTGGTCCTAATAATCGGACTGGAGCGCAGGGAAGCGATCGCATTATTGAAGTTCCCTGCGGTACGATGATCTATGATGCGGATACAGAAGAGTTATTGGGTGATCTAGTTAATGCTGGTGATACTCTTTGTGTGGCAGAAGGAGGCAAGGGAGGTTTAGGTAATAAATATTTTCTTAGCAATCGAAATCGTGCGCCAGAACACGCTTTACCAGGATTACCAGGAGAAGAACGGCGTTTACGTTTGGAATTGAAATTAATTGCTGAAGTGGGGATTATTGGTTTACCTAATGCAGGTAAATCTACACTTATTTCTGCTTTATCTTCTGCCCGTCCTAAAATTGCCGATTATCCTTTTACAACTTTGATTCCCAACTTAGGAGTAGTCAAAAAACCGACAGGAGATGGCACAGTTTTTGCTGATATTCCTGGCTTAATTGCAGGTGCTTCCGAAGGTATTGGTTTGGGTCATGATTTTTTACGTCATATCGAAAGAACTCGTTTATTGTTGCATTTAATTGATGCTACTGCCGAAGAACCTATTAGTAATTATCGAACTATTCAAGCCGAATTAATCGCCTATGGCAGAGGATTAGCTCAAAGACCACAAATAATTGCTTTGAATAAGATTGATGCGGTAGAACCAGCAATTTTAGCTGATGCGATCGCACAAATGAAGCAAGTCACTAAAGACCCGATTTTTACCATTTCTGCTGCAACTGGTTCAGGATTAAATAACCTACTACAAACAGTCTGGTCTACTTTAGAAACAACTGAGTTTTCTGTTCAAGTTTAG
- a CDS encoding DICT sensory domain-containing protein, with amino-acid sequence MSISKSVVVQLLKHFPSWRPQMYFKSSLTALSHAMEDRVLASSDSPLIIASFQKERFYRQEAHRYRRIAQKTDQVYVLAAPEAEFKHSSHVYETVAFEPTDSLAQEWHLVVIGEDYASCLICHEKTNFLNDKQTSSAMDNSRRFEGIWTFERQISLKAADLLLQRILKYRPELNQKIERGRKIYLATNPIESSPKLSPRELKKLENNNPDPFVQRLVSYLQAGHYKLLKANKSLAIKQQKEQLLNSVTDAIRRSLDTEEILQVAVQKLGEGLNVCRCLVYRCSEKDSAAIINHEFISSGIKSVKGQTWQLKNNPLFEEVVELRDSLRIDDTRLDPRINQQAWQQGTGEYLINLVQTCSISSWLLVPVLYQDRLLGMMELHHCDEVPIVWKEDDVALVDAIATQVGVALIQAESYANLEDLNEQLEALDRTRSNLVAITGHELRTPLSTIQVCLESLASEPDMSPELRQVMLNTALADAERMRNLIQDFLTLSRLESGRVEWNSEALSINECIELAISNVRSRLSQKKLPQIVNLTPAELPLVQADGEWLVEVLAKLLDNACKFTNSEGQITIAAKPKVGNKLEVTITDTGRGIEPNRLETVFERFYQEEGALRRSAGGTGLGLAICRQIVKNWGGKIWAESEGRDQGSQFHFTIPVFNEGLGDNQATAEFNQPTKKPKSQKKHNTQRKN; translated from the coding sequence ATGAGCATATCTAAGTCTGTGGTAGTTCAGCTACTGAAACATTTTCCCAGTTGGCGACCACAAATGTACTTTAAATCTTCTCTGACTGCTTTATCGCACGCGATGGAAGATCGAGTTTTGGCAAGTTCAGACTCACCCTTGATTATTGCTTCTTTTCAAAAAGAACGTTTTTATCGTCAAGAAGCCCATCGTTATCGACGTATTGCCCAAAAAACTGACCAAGTTTACGTTTTAGCTGCACCAGAAGCTGAATTTAAGCATAGTTCTCATGTCTATGAAACAGTTGCTTTTGAGCCTACTGATAGTTTGGCGCAAGAATGGCATTTGGTGGTGATTGGAGAAGATTACGCTAGCTGTTTGATTTGTCACGAAAAAACTAACTTTTTAAATGATAAACAAACTAGTTCGGCAATGGATAATAGTCGTCGTTTTGAAGGTATCTGGACTTTTGAGCGCCAAATTAGTCTTAAGGCTGCCGATCTTCTTTTGCAACGTATTTTAAAATATCGACCAGAATTAAATCAAAAAATTGAGCGGGGACGCAAAATTTATTTGGCAACAAATCCAATTGAATCATCTCCAAAACTTTCACCAAGAGAATTAAAAAAACTAGAAAATAATAATCCCGATCCTTTTGTTCAAAGATTAGTAAGTTATTTACAAGCGGGTCATTATAAACTACTTAAAGCAAATAAATCTTTAGCAATTAAACAACAAAAAGAACAGTTATTAAATTCAGTAACTGATGCAATTAGACGTTCTTTAGATACGGAAGAAATTTTACAAGTTGCTGTGCAAAAACTAGGAGAAGGTTTAAACGTTTGTCGGTGTCTGGTATATCGCTGTAGTGAAAAAGATAGCGCAGCAATTATTAATCATGAATTTATCAGTTCAGGCATAAAATCGGTTAAAGGACAAACTTGGCAGTTAAAAAATAATCCTTTATTTGAAGAAGTAGTTGAATTAAGAGATAGTTTAAGAATTGATGATACTCGTCTAGATCCTAGAATCAATCAACAGGCTTGGCAACAAGGTACAGGAGAATATTTAATTAATTTAGTACAGACTTGTTCGATTTCTTCTTGGTTGTTAGTTCCAGTTTTGTATCAAGACCGATTATTAGGCATGATGGAATTACATCATTGTGATGAAGTTCCGATTGTTTGGAAGGAAGACGATGTAGCCTTAGTAGACGCGATCGCAACTCAAGTGGGAGTAGCTTTGATTCAAGCAGAATCCTATGCTAATCTGGAAGACCTCAACGAACAATTAGAAGCATTAGACCGTACTCGTTCTAATTTAGTGGCAATTACAGGGCATGAATTACGTACGCCTCTATCAACCATTCAAGTCTGTTTAGAAAGTTTAGCTAGCGAACCCGATATGTCTCCTGAATTACGTCAGGTGATGCTTAATACTGCTTTAGCTGATGCGGAAAGAATGCGTAATCTGATTCAAGATTTTTTGACTTTATCTCGTCTAGAAAGTGGCAGAGTCGAGTGGAATAGCGAAGCCTTATCAATCAATGAATGTATTGAATTGGCAATCAGTAACGTGCGATCGCGTCTTAGTCAAAAAAAACTACCGCAAATTGTAAATCTGACTCCTGCTGAATTACCTTTGGTACAAGCAGATGGAGAATGGCTAGTAGAAGTATTAGCAAAATTACTCGATAATGCCTGCAAATTTACTAACAGTGAGGGACAAATTACCATTGCAGCTAAACCTAAAGTTGGTAACAAATTAGAAGTCACAATCACTGATACAGGTAGAGGTATCGAGCCAAATCGCTTAGAAACAGTTTTTGAGCGATTTTATCAAGAAGAAGGAGCTTTAAGACGTAGTGCAGGAGGAACAGGTCTAGGATTGGCGATTTGCCGACAAATTGTCAAAAATTGGGGTGGGAAAATTTGGGCAGAATCAGAAGGAAGGGATCAAGGCAGTCAGTTTCATTTTACTATTCCTGTTTTTAATGAGGGTCTGGGCGATAATCAAGCTACGGCTGAGTTCAACCAACCTACGAAAAAACCAAAATCGCAAAAAAAACATAACACTCAAAGAAAAAACTAA
- a CDS encoding glycoside hydrolase family 10 protein, with protein sequence MNAKNPIAILSVLLSWSIVLTPTLATAEVLGVVKSQENARQWAEITNRLQQVGVNYCIVDTANWQRELDLGNISVLFLPNVENLTGSQAIALEQWMNRGGKVIVTGPTGNLSQPQVRSQLRSLFGAYWGFSLSSPSTLELSANSPSEWYDRPQLSRTFIGGAVIPANVESQTAAVWLANGNPAAAVVTNNSTFLGWRWGVDTVAPASMDSAWLQASLNRYGISTYGQFNPEGYQQPKPCNPNSLSIEESRPFLPGWQIQPPSPQSNFNLIPPSNAIAPEQAATMTQELEGLINRFASTLLTADANASNIGDSTEKVIEQVLSQQSKQNNYQFFNRQLVSSNNIETVLSPQTKGNTVQSSNQQVISLNSKAHQALKEAKANLNKFHSLLAQRDYLRAKREWQDTRRNLWDNYPTDRQVAQPEIRAIWLDRGTIVKARSESDLAKIFDRLATAGINTVFFETINAGYTIYPSRVAPQQNPLVRGWDPLESAVKLAHERNMELHAWVWAFAAGNQRHNLILNLPQDYLGPLLSRYPDWANPDREGNKFHYNSGKAFLDPANPGVRRYLSLLLEEIATRYKVDGIQLDYIRYPFQSHTGSKSYGYGIAARQQFQQLTGVDPVKLQLSDPLWSQWTGFRIKQIDSFVQTVSQDLKQKRPDLILSTAVFPMPRQQRLDQIQQHWEEWIRQGWIDLLVPMTYAMDTSELEKLASPLWNSSSQGSALLLPGIRLLNLPDVVAVDQMQLLRGMPTEGYALFAAENFNSNLEQIFSRTQGRLTTQTQEPLPHRQPFQATVSRYQNLQKEWNFALSNNQLVLDEISLKQWAKKADNLALNLQQLADEPSQKHFLSAQLALNSFRRDFPEWMEADKTISAYQVQVWQNRLDTLNRLLSYGERRVLNQTPKITIN encoded by the coding sequence ATCAATGCCAAAAATCCGATCGCTATTTTGTCTGTTCTCCTGTCGTGGAGTATAGTACTTACACCAACCTTGGCAACAGCAGAAGTCTTGGGAGTAGTGAAAAGCCAAGAAAATGCTAGACAATGGGCAGAAATTACCAACCGCTTACAACAAGTAGGGGTAAATTATTGTATCGTCGATACAGCTAATTGGCAAAGAGAGTTAGATTTGGGTAATATTAGTGTTTTATTCTTACCCAATGTAGAAAATTTAACAGGCTCTCAAGCCATAGCTTTAGAACAGTGGATGAATCGCGGTGGCAAAGTAATTGTGACCGGGCCGACAGGAAACCTTTCACAACCGCAAGTTCGTTCTCAATTGCGATCGCTTTTTGGAGCTTATTGGGGATTTTCTCTTTCTTCACCTTCAACTCTAGAACTATCTGCTAACAGCCCTTCAGAATGGTATGATCGACCACAACTTTCTCGTACATTTATTGGTGGTGCTGTAATTCCTGCCAACGTCGAGAGTCAAACCGCAGCAGTGTGGTTAGCTAATGGTAATCCTGCTGCTGCCGTTGTTACCAACAACTCTACCTTCTTGGGTTGGCGTTGGGGAGTCGATACCGTTGCTCCTGCTTCGATGGATAGCGCTTGGTTACAGGCATCACTCAATCGTTATGGCATCAGCACCTATGGACAATTCAACCCTGAAGGTTATCAACAGCCAAAACCTTGCAACCCTAACAGCTTATCGATTGAAGAATCAAGACCTTTTCTACCAGGTTGGCAAATTCAGCCTCCTTCACCACAATCCAACTTCAATCTGATTCCACCCTCAAATGCGATCGCACCAGAACAAGCAGCAACGATGACTCAAGAATTAGAGGGTTTAATTAATCGTTTTGCCAGTACACTGCTTACTGCTGATGCTAACGCTAGCAATATTGGAGATTCTACGGAAAAAGTTATCGAACAAGTACTTAGTCAACAAAGTAAACAAAATAATTATCAGTTTTTTAATCGACAGTTAGTTTCCTCAAACAATATTGAAACAGTACTTAGTCCACAAACCAAAGGCAATACTGTTCAGTCTTCTAATCAGCAGGTTATTTCCTTAAATAGTAAAGCTCATCAAGCTCTCAAAGAAGCCAAAGCCAATCTCAACAAGTTTCATAGTCTACTAGCACAAAGAGACTATCTTCGCGCTAAACGAGAATGGCAAGATACACGGCGCAATCTTTGGGATAACTATCCCACCGATCGACAAGTAGCACAACCAGAAATTCGAGCAATTTGGCTTGACCGTGGCACAATTGTCAAAGCTAGATCTGAGTCAGATTTAGCCAAAATCTTTGACCGTTTGGCAACAGCAGGAATCAATACAGTTTTTTTTGAAACAATTAACGCGGGATATACAATCTATCCGAGTCGAGTTGCCCCCCAACAAAATCCTTTAGTCAGAGGATGGGATCCACTTGAGTCAGCCGTCAAACTCGCCCATGAACGCAACATGGAACTACACGCTTGGGTATGGGCTTTTGCTGCTGGTAACCAACGGCACAATCTGATCCTTAATTTACCCCAAGATTATTTAGGGCCATTACTATCTAGATATCCTGACTGGGCAAACCCAGACCGAGAAGGAAATAAGTTTCATTATAATTCTGGTAAAGCTTTTCTCGACCCAGCCAATCCTGGAGTGAGAAGATATCTTTCTTTGTTATTAGAAGAAATTGCTACTCGCTACAAAGTAGACGGAATTCAGCTTGATTACATCCGTTATCCTTTTCAAAGTCACACTGGTAGTAAAAGTTATGGTTATGGGATTGCTGCCAGACAGCAATTTCAACAACTAACAGGAGTAGATCCCGTCAAACTACAATTAAGCGATCCTCTTTGGTCACAATGGACTGGATTTAGGATTAAACAAATTGATAGTTTTGTACAAACTGTTTCTCAAGATTTGAAACAAAAACGTCCTGATTTAATTCTATCGACTGCCGTATTTCCGATGCCTCGGCAACAGCGTTTAGATCAAATACAACAACACTGGGAAGAATGGATTAGACAAGGATGGATTGATTTACTAGTCCCAATGACCTATGCTATGGACACTTCAGAGTTAGAAAAATTGGCAAGTCCACTTTGGAATTCATCTAGTCAAGGCTCGGCACTACTTTTACCAGGAATTAGGTTACTTAATCTTCCTGATGTTGTGGCAGTAGATCAAATGCAGCTATTAAGAGGTATGCCCACAGAAGGCTACGCTTTGTTTGCAGCCGAGAATTTTAATTCTAATTTGGAACAGATTTTCAGTCGAACTCAAGGACGTTTGACAACTCAAACTCAAGAACCTTTACCCCATCGTCAGCCTTTTCAAGCTACAGTATCTCGCTATCAAAATTTGCAAAAAGAATGGAATTTTGCTCTCAGTAATAATCAATTAGTTTTAGATGAAATCAGCTTAAAACAATGGGCAAAAAAAGCAGATAATTTAGCTTTAAATTTACAACAATTAGCCGATGAACCTTCTCAAAAGCATTTTCTCTCAGCCCAATTAGCTCTTAATTCGTTCCGTCGGGATTTTCCTGAGTGGATGGAAGCAGATAAAACTATTAGTGCTTATCAAGTACAAGTCTGGCAAAATCGCTTAGACACTCTTAACCGTCTTCTCAGTTATGGAGAAAGAAGAGTTTTAAATCAAACTCCAAAAATAACCATCAATTAG
- the psaD gene encoding photosystem I reaction center subunit II PsaD: MAEQLSGKAPQFGGSTGGLLYKAQVEEKYAITWTSPKEQVFEMPTGGAATMNEGDNILYLARKEQCIAMGAQLRTKFKPKIENYKIYRIYPNGEVQYLHPADGVFPEKVNEGREYNGKIDRKIGDNPNPATIKFSGKATYEV; this comes from the coding sequence ATGGCAGAACAACTTAGTGGAAAAGCACCTCAATTTGGTGGCAGCACTGGCGGTTTACTTTATAAAGCACAAGTAGAGGAAAAATACGCCATTACCTGGACGAGTCCTAAAGAACAGGTATTTGAAATGCCCACTGGTGGCGCAGCAACTATGAATGAAGGTGATAATATCCTTTATTTAGCTCGTAAAGAGCAATGTATTGCTATGGGAGCTCAACTGCGGACTAAATTTAAACCCAAAATTGAAAATTATAAAATTTACCGCATTTATCCCAATGGGGAAGTTCAATACCTTCATCCTGCTGATGGTGTTTTCCCTGAAAAAGTTAATGAAGGTCGTGAATACAACGGCAAAATTGACAGAAAAATTGGTGATAATCCTAATCCAGCAACCATAAAATTCTCTGGTAAAGCTACTTACGAAGTTTAA
- a CDS encoding late competence development ComFB family protein encodes MGIQAIVQQALQDGYLTPSMEAEVGKICDTAAELSVEEYMALDKLMGALLTGEVVAVPRKQFINVMEELVLSQAITRVAEIEQTSEESLDVGDIAAYALNRLPPLYATTEEGANYQRQRAREELQDLINQQVNDAIARYLDRPTFFPERQALSKTSHSDLAGQLSNMLKDYAPDYEQKANF; translated from the coding sequence ATGGGGATTCAAGCAATAGTACAACAGGCTCTTCAAGACGGCTATTTAACTCCAAGCATGGAAGCAGAAGTCGGAAAGATTTGTGATACCGCAGCAGAACTGTCGGTTGAAGAGTATATGGCTTTGGATAAATTAATGGGAGCTTTACTCACAGGGGAAGTTGTTGCTGTTCCTCGTAAACAGTTTATCAACGTGATGGAAGAATTAGTACTCAGCCAAGCTATTACCCGTGTTGCTGAAATTGAACAAACTAGCGAAGAATCTCTAGATGTAGGAGATATTGCTGCTTATGCTCTTAATCGCTTGCCTCCTCTCTACGCTACTACCGAAGAAGGTGCTAATTATCAACGGCAACGTGCCAGAGAAGAATTACAAGATTTGATCAATCAACAAGTTAATGATGCTATTGCCCGTTATCTAGACCGTCCTACTTTCTTCCCCGAAAGACAAGCTCTTAGCAAAACTAGTCATTCCGATCTTGCTGGTCAATTAAGTAATATGCTCAAAGATTATGCTCCTGATTATGAGCAAAAAGCAAATTTCTAA
- a CDS encoding sigma-70 family RNA polymerase sigma factor, giving the protein MSQSLPVSWSRVEVTDPKNLVSPEKLSNYDLIVRCQEGSQPDRSAFAELLRRYQSHVDRLLYHLAPDWQERADLAQEVWIRVYRNINRLQEPVKFRGWLSRIATNLFYDELRKRKRIAEPVSLDAPLSISDGEINWELPSDYPSPDDDLTRREFYDQLRRAIADLPEAFRTTIVLREIEGMAYEEIAEITGVSLGTVKSRIARARLKLQSVLQNYLDG; this is encoded by the coding sequence ATGAGTCAATCTCTTCCTGTATCATGGTCAAGAGTTGAGGTGACCGATCCTAAAAACCTTGTGTCTCCGGAAAAACTCTCTAACTATGATCTGATTGTGCGCTGTCAGGAAGGCTCTCAGCCAGACCGATCCGCGTTTGCTGAATTATTGCGTAGATACCAATCTCACGTTGACCGCTTACTCTATCATCTTGCTCCTGATTGGCAAGAGAGAGCCGATTTAGCTCAAGAAGTATGGATTCGTGTTTACCGCAATATTAATCGTTTACAAGAACCAGTTAAATTTAGGGGCTGGCTAAGTCGCATTGCCACAAATTTGTTTTATGACGAATTACGCAAACGAAAACGCATAGCCGAACCAGTCTCTTTAGATGCTCCCCTTTCTATCTCTGATGGAGAAATTAATTGGGAATTGCCGTCAGATTATCCTAGTCCTGATGACGATTTGACCAGAAGAGAATTTTATGACCAACTTCGTAGAGCGATCGCAGATTTGCCAGAAGCTTTTCGTACTACTATTGTATTACGAGAAATTGAAGGTATGGCTTACGAAGAAATAGCAGAAATTACAGGAGTATCTCTAGGTACAGTAAAATCTCGAATTGCCAGAGCGAGATTAAAACTACAATCGGTATTGCAAAATTATCTTGATGGGTAG
- a CDS encoding NAD(P)H-quinone oxidoreductase subunit H, which yields MAKIETRTEPMVLNMGPHHPSMHGVLRLIMTLDGEDVIDCEPVIGYLHRGMEKIAENRTTVMYVPYVSRWDYAEGMFNEAITVNAPEKLAGIEVPKRAQYIRVIMLELNRIANHLLWLGPFMADIGAQTPFFYIFREREMIYDLWEAASGYRMVNNNYFRVGGVAVDLPYGWVDKCEDFCDYFDPKVDEYEKLITNNPIFRRRVEGVGTVTREEAINWGLSGPMLRASGVKWDLRKVDHYECYDDFDWEVHWETAGDCFARYLVRIREMRESVKIIRQALKGLPGGPYENLEAKRMAEGRKSKWNDFEYQYIAKKVAPTFKIPTGEHYVRLESGKGELGIFIVGNDNVFPWRWKIRAADFNNLQILPHLLKGVKVADIMPILGSIDIIMGSVDR from the coding sequence ATGGCAAAAATCGAAACTAGAACCGAACCCATGGTTCTTAACATGGGACCTCATCATCCCTCAATGCATGGCGTATTGCGTTTAATCATGACTCTGGATGGAGAAGATGTAATCGATTGCGAACCTGTCATCGGTTACCTTCATCGGGGTATGGAAAAAATTGCAGAAAATCGCACTACCGTCATGTATGTACCCTACGTTAGTCGTTGGGACTATGCAGAAGGGATGTTTAATGAAGCAATTACAGTTAATGCTCCAGAAAAGCTTGCCGGTATCGAAGTACCAAAACGCGCTCAATATATTCGCGTCATTATGTTGGAGTTGAACCGTATTGCCAATCATCTATTATGGTTAGGTCCATTTATGGCTGACATTGGCGCGCAAACTCCATTTTTTTATATTTTCCGAGAACGGGAAATGATTTATGACCTTTGGGAAGCTGCTTCAGGCTACCGCATGGTCAATAATAACTATTTTCGCGTCGGCGGTGTTGCTGTTGATTTACCTTATGGTTGGGTAGATAAGTGTGAAGATTTCTGCGACTACTTCGATCCCAAAGTAGACGAATATGAAAAATTAATTACTAATAATCCTATTTTCCGTCGTCGTGTTGAAGGTGTAGGTACAGTTACTCGTGAAGAAGCAATTAACTGGGGACTTTCTGGTCCTATGTTAAGAGCATCTGGAGTGAAGTGGGATTTGCGCAAAGTTGATCATTACGAATGTTATGATGACTTCGATTGGGAAGTTCATTGGGAAACTGCTGGTGATTGCTTTGCTCGTTATTTAGTTCGCATTCGTGAAATGCGAGAATCGGTTAAAATCATTCGTCAAGCACTTAAAGGATTGCCAGGCGGTCCTTATGAGAATCTTGAAGCGAAAAGAATGGCAGAAGGTCGTAAATCTAAGTGGAATGATTTTGAATACCAATATATAGCTAAAAAAGTTGCACCTACTTTTAAAATTCCGACAGGCGAACATTATGTCCGTCTCGAAAGTGGCAAAGGAGAATTAGGTATTTTTATTGTTGGTAATGACAATGTTTTCCCTTGGCGTTGGAAAATACGTGCAGCCGATTTTAACAATTTGCAAATTTTGCCTCATCTACTTAAAGGTGTAAAAGTTGCTGATATTATGCCAATTTTAGGAAGTATTGACATTATTATGGGTTCAGTTGATCGTTAA
- a CDS encoding M23 family metallopeptidase, producing the protein MLFSFKPSLTWISTLLLLTIAAPLKALEVKITPAQPQLGDTISVIVKTDSSSQPKVMVEQQEYPVFSLGDRYRALLPTSPLNQAGKLTIRVQGDGETKNLAVWLKNRSFSVQRITLTGKADREATETELNRVAQFKALVTPQKYWQGSFIKPNAGRISTEFGIRRYYNGVFAQDYYHRGVDYAGATGSSVVAPAAGVVKLIGKEAEGFQVHGNTIGIDHGQGVVSIFLHLQDIYVQEGDVVKAGQSIGTVGSTGASTGSHLHWGLYVHGVSVDPVPWRFGEIN; encoded by the coding sequence ATGTTATTTAGTTTTAAACCTAGTCTAACTTGGATTAGCACCCTTTTATTGCTGACTATTGCTGCTCCTTTAAAAGCTTTAGAAGTTAAAATTACTCCTGCTCAACCTCAACTAGGCGATACAATTTCTGTCATTGTCAAAACTGACTCTAGTTCTCAACCCAAAGTTATGGTTGAACAACAAGAATATCCAGTTTTTTCTTTAGGCGATCGCTATCGAGCTTTACTACCTACTTCTCCTCTCAATCAAGCTGGTAAGTTAACTATTCGAGTTCAAGGTGATGGAGAAACCAAAAACTTGGCTGTTTGGCTCAAAAATCGTTCTTTTTCTGTCCAAAGAATCACTTTAACAGGTAAAGCTGACCGAGAAGCCACCGAAACCGAATTGAATCGAGTTGCTCAATTCAAAGCTTTAGTTACACCCCAAAAATATTGGCAAGGTTCTTTTATTAAACCTAATGCAGGTAGAATTTCTACTGAGTTTGGGATACGTCGTTATTACAATGGTGTTTTTGCCCAAGATTATTATCACAGAGGCGTAGACTACGCTGGAGCGACAGGTTCTTCAGTAGTTGCTCCTGCTGCTGGTGTAGTTAAATTAATAGGTAAAGAAGCAGAAGGGTTTCAAGTTCACGGTAATACTATCGGCATCGATCATGGTCAAGGTGTAGTTAGTATTTTTCTTCATCTTCAAGATATTTATGTCCAGGAAGGAGATGTAGTCAAGGCAGGGCAATCAATTGGAACAGTTGGTTCAACTGGAGCATCTACCGGTTCGCATTTACATTGGGGTCTGTATGTTCACGGAGTCTCGGTCGATCCAGTTCCGTGGCGATTCGGTGAAATTAACTAG